The following coding sequences lie in one Leptotrichia hongkongensis genomic window:
- a CDS encoding putative quinol monooxygenase, with the protein MIHILASFEVKNDKLSDFIILCNELIEKSRKEKGCISYHLQQNTEKENHLVFVEEWESNEAIEQHNASGHFTRIVPLLVEMCENAPIIQTFNKLV; encoded by the coding sequence ATGATTCATATATTAGCAAGTTTTGAAGTGAAAAATGATAAATTATCTGATTTTATAATTCTTTGTAATGAACTTATAGAGAAAAGCCGTAAGGAAAAAGGATGTATTTCATACCATCTACAACAAAATACCGAAAAAGAAAATCATTTAGTATTTGTTGAGGAATGGGAATCTAATGAAGCTATTGAACAGCATAATGCAAGCGGACATTTTACTAGAATTGTACCATTATTAGTAGAAATGTGTGAAAATGCTCCAATTATTCAGACTTTTAATAAATTAGTTTAA
- a CDS encoding glycosyltransferase family 9 protein produces MKILIIRFSSFGDVVLTTPVIRAIKEKYPEAVIDFIVYNTFSEAISLNPEIRNLIIFDKKKSKDRNYIKNIVNKLKIENYDYVIDLHSKFLSRIIGKSLENKNTQYCRYKKRKWWKTILVKAKLITYNADCTIVESYFTALKKLGISFSDKNMKNGFGDNLEFYIDKKMEEEFIQKYDLKDGNYFVLAPGASKFTKKWPYYDELAKKILENESKFVKNNEKLRIFVIGGKEDANVVKSDGDKRVIDLCGKISFKESGILLKYAKAAIVNDSGPFHIARAVKAKTFVFFGPTDPKLFSFEKSTFLLNNPSCPPHSLYGDDKFPKKYADCMTGISVETVFDKIVKEYKN; encoded by the coding sequence ATGAAAATATTAATAATAAGATTTAGTTCATTCGGAGATGTGGTTCTTACAACTCCAGTGATAAGGGCAATTAAAGAGAAGTATCCAGAGGCTGTAATAGATTTTATAGTTTATAATACTTTTTCTGAGGCAATTTCATTGAATCCTGAAATTAGAAATTTGATAATTTTTGATAAAAAGAAAAGCAAGGATAGAAATTATATAAAAAATATTGTAAATAAACTAAAAATAGAGAATTATGACTATGTTATTGATTTACATTCCAAATTTCTTTCTAGAATTATTGGAAAAAGCCTTGAAAACAAGAATACTCAGTATTGCCGATATAAAAAGAGAAAATGGTGGAAAACTATACTTGTAAAAGCGAAACTTATTACATATAATGCAGATTGTACCATTGTTGAGAGTTATTTTACAGCATTAAAAAAATTGGGGATAAGTTTTTCTGACAAAAATATGAAAAATGGATTTGGAGATAATCTGGAATTTTATATTGACAAAAAAATGGAAGAAGAATTTATACAAAAATATGATTTGAAAGATGGAAATTATTTTGTGCTAGCTCCAGGAGCCTCCAAATTTACGAAAAAATGGCCTTATTATGATGAACTGGCAAAAAAGATTCTCGAAAATGAAAGTAAATTTGTAAAAAATAATGAAAAGTTGAGAATTTTTGTGATTGGCGGAAAAGAAGATGCGAATGTTGTAAAATCTGATGGAGATAAACGAGTGATTGATTTGTGTGGAAAAATTTCTTTTAAGGAAAGCGGAATATTGCTGAAATATGCCAAAGCAGCAATTGTAAACGATTCAGGCCCTTTCCATATAGCAAGAGCTGTAAAAGCCAAAACTTTTGTATTTTTTGGGCCGACTGACCCGAAATTATTTTCCTTTGAAAAAAGTACATTTTTACTGAATAATCCAAGCTGTCCGCCACATTCACTTTATGGAGATGATAAATTTCCTAAGAAATATGCAGATTGTATGACTGGGATTTCTGTAGAAACCGTATTTGACAAAATTGTTAAGGAATACAAAAATTAA